A stretch of the Melanotaenia boesemani isolate fMelBoe1 chromosome 24, fMelBoe1.pri, whole genome shotgun sequence genome encodes the following:
- the LOC121635520 gene encoding putative protein TPRXL: SSPPSSPTSPPSASSSPPSASSSPPSSPTSPPSASSSPPSASSSPPSASSSPPSSPTSPPSAPSSPPSASSSPPSASSSPPSASSSLPSVSSSPPSASSSPPSSPTSPPSAPSSPPSASSSPPSASSSPPSSPTSPPSASSSPPSSPTSPPSAPSSPPSASSSPPSASSSLPSVSSSPPSASSSPPSSPTSPPSAPSSPPSASSSPPSASSSPPSELQL, encoded by the coding sequence tcatctccaccctCCTCACCAACATCTCCTCCCTCTGCATCATCATCTCCTCCCTCtgcatcatcatctccaccctCCTCACCAACATCTCCTCCCTCTGCATCATCATCTCCTCCCTCtgcatcatcatctccaccctctgcatcatcatctccaccctCCTCACCAACATCTCCTCCCTCTGCACCATCATCTCCTCCCTCTGCATCATCATCTCCTCCCTCtgcatcatcatctccaccctCTGCATCATCATCTCTTCCCTCTGTATCATCATCTCCACCCTCtgcatcatcatctccaccctCCTCACCAACATCTCCACCCTCTGCACCATCATCTCCACCCTCtgcatcatcatctccaccctctgcatcatcatctccaccctCCTCACCAACATCTCCACCCTCtgcatcatcatctccaccctCCTCACCAACATCTCCTCCCTCTGCACCATCATCTCCTCCCTCtgcatcatcatctccaccctCTGCATCATCATCTCTTCCCTCTGTATCATCATCTCCACCCTCtgcatcatcatctccaccctCCTCACCAACATCTCCACCCTCTGCACCATCATCTCCACCCTCtgcatcatcatctccaccctctgcatcatcatctccaccctCTGAACTGCAGCTTTGA
- the xirp2a gene encoding xin actin-binding repeat-containing protein 2: MEIQSGNGEEVASMTSGFISCGPSRPLVAASNDSVFKEDLQVAKKIERFDIPLNSLKRMFEKPAAQSAEVATVPVSKRATSHHLSQAEPSTHHIMASPQDPALSAGSTSRPRSEERTPNAEDQEAEPVSVKERMAMYQAAVSNKDSSTSSSAAMMDESEACSLPGGLASVKRQFEGHEFASSSSHSSVTQVHVQRRTVQEMSSSTEVTVRSSGREIMPAATLSQQEVIHDQRVQHNNVAATYGNHYNETVMLVGGEDLPKISTQALKQQYEKTIEEAAPAKEIKIDVDLNQFQWAPVNQSSNASVITSYDTSKTVAASSMAYEAAEHFPPPPSNLPQEIPQHSASLPDQQQVSQYQLNVGKEQYFKHKSLAELKRLYKHIHPEVRKNLEEDFMSQLTEEQKTALERKEIIGEVQQACYMFEHDGSDSSECSSTDREYMEWDEILKGEVQSMRWMFENKPLDAIKDDSQDGDEEKSIAQPEIIAGKDVRYTAWMFETQPIDALGTETTETTEQSQKQSDLARGDVRTATWLFETQPLDCLNKIYQEDEQETDVIVSKDITGGDVKTARYLFETQHLDSLGKTETIEESHFLSLKSELEEIKGDVKTTTRMFETQPMCVIRGDSGEMLEITTIRREETEKGDVKSSRWMFETQPLDMINKDPTKVKLICGISMEDNTQGGVNKGRWLFETKTLDTIKDEEWETSRQQKENIVGADVKKHCLVFETQPMDTLKDNANARPLPSEDIVGGDVRSAKHLFETGPTENLKELLEVGKLKKMVTSEEERGDVRHQKWVFESQPLENIREEKKAIIRTVNIEALDKGDVTNYKERFESMDLSKCEETQKIQVEGVTSGSVKSNRVLFESTPMYAMQDRSGHYHEVRTVRREEIVKGDVRSCRWMFETRPIDEFDESINKFQLIKGISKQEIESGDVKTAKWLFETQPLHAIKFFSNVEEEERKTKEGIEIEKGDVKTCRWLFETQPMDVLYEKVEKSKSDLEEVQKGDVKTCTWLFETQTLDNIRDHSELETETILKTCTVKQEDIHGKDVRLARFLFETENLENITGEDSSSFRRVTEIDVQSGDVSRMKYIFENRSSDIMSSTAEETMQRLKTQQAEDIQKGNVVNCTWMFENQPIDAIHDEVKMARDTRTVTDVQGGDVDKGRFIFETYSLDQIKDESTETDISNFTSIFRHGTEKGDVKNYTMMFETQPLYAIRDKEGHYHEVTTVTKEEIMRGDVVGARWLFETKPLDSIKDSEEVYVIKAVTEEGINKGDVSSARWRFETQPLDEIAEEIKVRSKTVADIQGGDVKTNKQRFETDEISQKYIRTVSVSEIQKGDVRSATWMFETRTIDEIRGDGGEYNSMEKVTKEEVMKGDVKQSVWLFEKHPLDSIKETEGTELVLTKETIPQADVKTTTWMFETTPFHEFNESSTEKAEIIGKSVKETLEELYSQKMVDSQGILIEADEIGDVRMAKYKLMNQDAPQIQKEEIIRGDLSNIMMNLLNRRETTEKAITIDRKERGNINTTVKQLFSQEKGINVEKEAIIRGDIQEAMNNLLKTEGSSKRGILIQEDEKGDVRMTIYSLLNKDEIISMEKEDIIQGNVSKTLQRLLSNSEEESKKIRIGDTERGNVSFYTTCIESGALDYLKQLQSESGENQEEVQKEHIIGGDIEETKLLLKKNQQQIGRTIAEDDIVPGDVCSIVQVFMTEPAVTYRNLEKKDIVKGDLNAALDSLTQAINQRVIIEKEEVVKGDISTTLKSLEEAQHQAKEMEKPEIIRGDIRGALESLEKSASTKTEVTVEDLVPGDVKGTLKSLEEATQAVKEVEKEEIVRGDIHTAMQSLHEASNEKKIYQHQVSEQGDIKATIQLLLEPGTSPRMQRRGSIEGDVKTSIKSLYEGQETAQVEKEEVVKGDVQGAIKCLMQRKQYSSKKRMHPSKKAKVPVKNPSTVKQVEHECLHEAKSESVAVAAAPTVKNLSQSSESHKHTQRHHESKSLKTQVITQEGHSVAVVKTDNPAGASHQKSMKEQKDKVLPPQKTQAPKTVVMKNNPKANNDQTEVKAADVNVMKEVQSTSQSNVSSKQISQKKTIKQVQKTVMEKTVVHKENVTVSAQMAQKQTETNTLAQKPNIKHLKSDHRSLDMRGKSNIKKANPEIHFPPPPSSPPPPSESDLSLPPPPSPVTESPTSPTSRPSIMRQDSDLPPPPPPPPPTECLKSEPDFFPPPPPPPPPASTGRQDFLPPPPSQQELNAIPQPPPAKIGKPFGKPVFKVPKPLEIQKPVQVKPKWQKKQPTPPPPPSQLPPAQETTVSTVHKEEDKVQKAKQETIQQTATSSQNKTEAVSLIKIQSIPAVKPEPTTQSPKKVFVPPIKLPPPPDSALAPKVKPYARKFKTPLMLAEERYRLQKLEKEEEDKSKVSSPTSPPLNMQSSAGSREVSAAEHIQSEVATKATKAKSEEGISAEDSPAQKTPFQIPLNKPSIPVINKKSAPASSNVSLDKKKIPSKQPPSTDAVIQTVSEASENQIHSSSSMATSSVTEQQQFIKKSSVRSVAVQENVNLQSQAGVTLTTEGVKNINVSLKQEGKISPSQPTKIPKVTPSFKVKTFKMPVEKKGELCEDLGQKQKIKSEMQQQEKNNVSQRVESKVSLQSNQLTSSKTEMKTEVKVKQMKNQVTPPTKEAEVESHLKKGKTEEKPSPLVTDSVPKVAKITSAAAHQGQNLVSVSHSQQSMKAAPIQRYKEVVVTESVVQQETVQMQQQQIKLQATGVNKAQIKAGEPKEVLVKEAQKDEAQKEEITDLEKFNVMHQVTAQIKELEGTPSRIDSNTVRMIISKVPDWALGSDEKKNLSEVAKQQSKKKLKEMMAYVKSLIQTKLTLVEKNMIAVEKEVKEEKQEVPEPPPVPPKPDKKVFSGMMAKASKVGGSSYKSEKKVVEEKKSLQESRVHQEMSEVADQRVSSPLASIRTPSPTFIMIESRRVDSPLRVTPSPPPYKSVGTPPPPPRKSYTPTSTFSRTSPSPTLSRSEKLMKLRDTTSKLSRGITPPPPMPVSESFIAERERSSSLSDRETPTERGELELVDVTEMVDSMMTVKDKKSFFEEAQRAEVNKMYIRKDPIDIPERLGPDAEETPETVTIDLMKQDLPKVDLSKLVNRFESPQLKIYTRKEPIVITERLGSDTEDAEAESQTPRSEEIPTLNVKAIKDVFETGEHSSQAARELREQIERRESESACSELGSRNETTLAIEQFCSIGDFGTTETRSEIHSGSSMGRGNPPSYADVVRGRVPTVTVPPEASTEELLRNFQQSWAESQGVFQNLGFSVTEQRTSQVVTHQQETFVSENSNSRVRAVQGVSEEGVPHGVADRGQTKLP; the protein is encoded by the exons CTGCAGGCAGCACGAGTAGACCCCGCTCCGAGGAAAGGACCCCGAACGCCGAGGACCAGGAGGCCGAACCAGTGTCGGTGAAGGAGAGGATGGCCATGTATCAGGCCGCTGTGTCAAACAAAGACAGCAGCACGTCCTCCTCTGCTGCG ATGATGGATGAGTCGGAGGCCTGTTCGCTGCCTGGAGGTTTGGCCAGCGTGAAGAGACAGTTTGAGGGCCATGAGTtcgcctcttcttcctctcactCCAGTGTCACCCAGGTTCATGTCCAGAGGAGAACAGTCCAG GAGATGTCGAGCTCCACAGAGGTGACGGTGAGAAGCAGTGGCAGAGAGATCATGCCTGCAGCAACCCTGTCTCAACAAGAG GTGATCCATGATCAAAGAGTCCAGCATAACAACGTGGCTGCCACTTACGGGAACCATTACAATGAAACAG TTATGCTTGTCGGAGGAGAAGACCTACCAAAGATTTCTACTCAGGCTTTGAAGCAGCAGTATGAAAAAACCATTGAAGAAGCTGCACCAGCCAAGGAAATTAAG ATTGATGTGGATCTGAACCAGTTCCAGTGGGCACCAGTAAACCAGTCCTCCAACGCTTCAGTTATTACAAGCTATGATACTTCGAAGACAGTAGCTGCTTCATCAATGGCttatgaggcagctgaacatttccctcctccaccttcaAACTTGCCACAAGAAATCCCTCAACACAGTGCATCTCTCCCGGATCAGCAGCAAGTCTCCCAATATCAGCTCAACGTAGGAAAGGAACAATACTTCAAGCACAAGAGTTTGGCTGAGCTAAAGCGCCTCTACAAACACATTCATCCTGAAGTGCGCAAGAACCTTGAGGAAGACTTCATGAGTCAGCTCACCGAGGAACAAAAGACAGCGTtagaaagaaaggaaataatAGGTGAAGTCCAGCAGGCGTGCTACATGTTTGAACATGACGGCAGCGACTCGAGTGAATGTTCAAGCACTGACAGGGAATACATGGAGTGGGACGAGATCCTCAAAGGTGAGGTGCAATCGATGCGCTGGATGTTTGAAAACAAGCCACTAGATGCGATCAAAGATGACTCCCAGGATGGCGACGAGGAGAAGAGCATTGCCCAGCCAGAAATCATTGCTGGCAAGGACGTCAGATACACAGCGTGGATGTTTGAGACTCAGCCCATAGATGCTCTTGGGACAGAGACAACAGAAACGACTGAGCAGTCGCAGAAACAGAGCGATCTCGCAAGAGGAGACGTCCGCACAGCCACGTGGCTTTTCGAAACTCAGCCTCTTGATTGTTTGAATAAGATCTACCAAGAAGACGAACAGGAAACTGATGTCATAGTCAGCAAAGACATCACCGGTGGGGACGTGAAAACCGCCAGGTATCTGTTTGAGACCCAGCACCTGGATTCCCTGGGTAAAACAGAAACTATCGAGGAGAGTCACTTCTTGAGCTTGAAGTCGGAGTTGGAAGAGATTAAGGGTGACGTGAAGACAACCACCCGTATGTTTGAGACGCAGCCTATGTGTGTGATCAGGGGGGATTCAGGGGAGATGCTAGAAATCACCACCATCCGCAGggaagaaacagagaaaggagATGTGAAGTCATCGCGTTGGATGTTTGAAACCCAGCCTCTGGATATGATTAACAAAGACCCCACAAAGGTAAAGCTGATATGTGGTATTTCCATGGAAGACAACACTCAGGGTGGTGTGAACAAAGGCCGATGGCTTTTTGAGACAAAGACACTTGACACCATCAAGGATGAGGAATGGGAGACTTCCAGACAGCAGAAGGAAAACATAGTCGGAGCTGATGTAAAGAAGCACTGTCTTGTTTTCGAGACTCAGCCCATGGACACACTGAAAGATAATGCCAATGCTCGACCTTTGCCATCAGAGGATATTGTAGGAGGAGATGTTCGATCAGCCAAACATCTATTTGAAACAGGGCCTACAGAAAATCTGAAAGAGCTGCTTGAAGTGGGGAAACTCAAGAAAATGGTCACATCCGAAGAAGAGAGAGGTGATGTGAGGCATCAGAAGTGGGTCTTTGAAAGCCAGCCACTGGAGAATATACGGGAAGAGAAGAAGGCGATTATAAGAACAGTGAATATTGAAGCTCTTGACAAAGGAGATGTGACTAACTATAAGGAAAGGTTTGAAAGCATGGATTTAAGTAAATGtgaagaaacacagaaaattcaAGTTGAAGGCGTGACAAGTGGGTCTGTCAAGTCCAACAGAGTACTTTTTGAATCTACCCCGATGTATGCCATGCAAGACCGCTCCGGCCATTACCACGAGGTGAGGACCGTTCGACGGGAGGAGATTGTGAAAGGAGACGTGCGCAGCTGCAGGTGGATGTTTGAAACGCGACCCATCGATGAGTTTGACGAGAGCATCAATAAGTTCCAGCTCATAAAAGGCATCTCCAAACAAGAGATCGAGTCGGGCGATGTGAAGACGGCCAAGTGGCTGTTTGAAACTCAACCGCTTCATGCCATTAAATTTTTTAGTAACGTTGAGGAAGAGGAGCGTAAAACTAAGGAAGGTATTGAAATTGAAAAGGGGGATGTGAAAACATGTAGGTGGCTGTTTGAGACCCAGCCAATGGATGTCCTGTATGAAAAGGTGGAAAAGAGCAAGTCCGACTTAGAAGAAGTGCAAAAAGGCGACGTGAAAACGTGCACTTGGCTTTTTGAGACCCAAACACTTGACAACATACGTGATCATTCAGAGTTAGAGACCGAGACCATTCTTAAAACCTGCACCGTAAAGCAGGAGGACATTCATGGAAAAGACGTGCGGCTAGCTCGCTTCCTCTTTGAAACCGAGAACCTGGAGAACATCACAGGGGAGGACAGCAGCTCTTTCAGGAGGGTCACTGAAATTGACGTCCAGTCAGGCGATGTCTCCAGGATGAAATATATCTTCGAAAATCGTTCCTCTGACATTATGAGTTCCACCGCTGAGGAAACGATGCAGAGACTGAAGACACAGCAGGCCGAGGACATCCAGAAAGGAAACGTGGTCAACTGCACCTGGATGTTTGAGAACCAGCCAATCGATGCTATCCATGACGAAGTCAAGATGGCAAGGGATACTCGCACTGTGACAGATGTTCAAGGGGGTGACGTTGACAAGGGCCGCTTCATTTTCGAGACTTACTCTTTGGACCAAATCAAAGATGAGTCCACTGAGACAGATATTTCAAATTTCACAAGTATCTTTAGACACGGCACAGAGAAGGGAGACGTGAAAAATTACACCATGATGTTTGAAACTCAGCCGCTGTATGCTATCCGTGATAAGGAGGGCCATTATCATGAGGTAACCACGGTTACTAAAGAAGAAATCATGAGAGGGGATGTAGTGGGGGCCCGATGGTTGTTTGAGACAAAGCCTCTTGATTCAATTAAAGATTCAGAGGAGGTCTATGTTATTAAAGCCGTGACTGAAGAAGGTATTAACAAAGGAGATGTTAGCTCTGCTAGGTGGAGGTTTGAGACGCAGCCTCTGGATGAAATTGCAGAGGAAATAAAAGTAAGGTCAAAGACTGTTGCCGATATCCAAGGCGGTGATGtgaagacaaacaaacagcGATTCGAGACTGATGAAATAAGTCAGAAGTACATCAGAACAGTGAGCGTGAGCGAAATCCAAAAAGGCGATGTCAGATCTGCCACGTGGATGTTTGAAACTCGCACAATCGATGAGATCCGCGGGGATGGCGGGGAGTATAACAGCATGGAGAAAGTGACAAAAGAGGAAGTCATGAAAGGGGATGTCAAGCAGTCTGTGTGGCTGTTTGAAAAGCATCCCCTCGACAGCATCAAAGAGACCGAAGGCACGGAGCTTGTTCTTACAAAGGAGACAATCCCACAGGCTGATGTGAAGACAACGACGTGGATGTTTGAAACCACACCGTTTCATGAATTCAATGAGAGCAGCACAGAAAAGGCAGAGATCATAGGTAAAAGCGTCAAAGAGACACTTGAGGAACTTTACAGCCAGAAAATGGTGGATTCGCAGGGCATCCTCATCGAAGCAGATGAAATTGGTGATGTGCGCATGGCGAAGTATAAACTCATGAACCAGGATGCTCCACAGATCCAAAAAGAGGAGATCATTAGAGGAGATCTGAGCAACATAATGATGAACCTCTTGAACCGCCGGGAGACCACTGAAAAGGCCATAACTATTGACAGGAAGGAGCGGGGGAACATCAACACCACAGTGAAACAGCTGTTCAGCCAGGAAAAAGGAATCAATGTGGAGAAAGAGGCGATCATACGTGGCGACATTCAAGAGGCAATGAACAATCTGCTGAAGACAGAAGGCTCCTCCAAGCGTGGCATCCTGATTCAGGAAGATgagaaaggagatgtgaggatgACTATTTATTCCCTGTTGAATAAAGATGAAATCATCAGCATGGAGAAAGAGGATATAATTCAAGGGAATGTCAGCAAAACTCTTCAACGTCTTCTGTCCAACTCAGAAGAGGAGTCGAAAAAGATAAGAATCGGAGACACTGAAAGGGGTAATGTGAGTTTCTACACAACGTGCATCGAGTCAGGAGCCTTGGATTACCTGAAGCAACTCCAGTCTGAGTCCGGTGAAAACCAGGAAGAAGTACAGAAGGAGCACATCATCGGTGGCGATATTGAAGAGACTAAATTGTTGCTGAAGAAGAATCAGCAGCAGATTGGTCGTACCATTGCTGAGGACGACATAGTTCCAGGTGACGTCTGCAGCATCGTTCAGGTATTCATGACGGAGCCTGCTGTTACCTAcagaaacctggagaaaaaGGACATTGTTAAAGGAGATCTTAACGCGGCCCTCGATTCCCTGACCCAAGCCATCAACCAGAGAGTGATCATAGAGAAAGAGGAGGTGGTAAAGGGAGACATATCCACTACTTTGAAGTCTCTGGAGGAGGCCCAGCATCAAGCCAAAGAAATGGAAAAGCCTGAGATCATCAGAGGTGACATTAGGGGGGCTCTTGAGTCACTTGAGAAATCTGCATCCACTAAAACAGAAGTAACTGTAGAAGATTTAGTGCCAGGTGATGTCAAAGGAACCCTAAAATCCCTGGAGGAGGCCACACAAGCTGTGAAAGAGGTGGAAAAAGAGGAGATCGTCAGAGGAGACATCCACACTGCCATGCAGAGTTTGCACGAGGcatcaaatgagaaaaagatttACCAGCATCAGGTGAGCGAACAAGGGGACATTAAAGCCACTATTCAGCTTTTGCTGGAGCCAGGAACCTCTCCAAGAATGCAGCGCAGAGGGAGCATTGAAGGAGATGTGAAAACATCCATAAAATCCCTTTATGAAGGGCAGGAGACGGCACAGGTGGAAAAAGAAGAGGTTGTTAAAGGCGATGTTCAAGGGGCGATAAAGTGTCTCATGCAAAGAAAACAGTATTCAAGCAAGAAGCGCATGCATCCTTCGAAGAAAGCAAAAGTGCCTGTGAAAAATCCATCAACTGTAAAGCAAGTGGAGCATGAATGCTTACATGAGGCTAAGAGTGAGAGTGTAGCAGTCGCTGCAGCCCCCACTGTGAAAAACCTCTCTCAGAGCAGTGagtcacacaagcacacacagaggCATCATGAAAGCAAATCGCTGAAAACGCAGGTAATAACCCAAGAGGGCCACTCTGTTGCTGTAGTCAAAACAGACaatcctgctggggcctctcaTCAGAAGAGCATGAAAGAACAGAAAGACAAAGTGCTGCCCCCACAGAAAACACAGGCTCCGAAGACTGTTGTGATGAAGAATAACCCAAAAGCCAATAATGATCAGACAGAGGTGAAAGCAGCTGATGTGAATGTGATGAAAGAGGTGCAGAGCACATCACAGAGCAATGTTTCAAGCAAGCAAATAAGCCAGAAGAAGACAATCAAACAGGTCCAGAAGACAGTGATGGAGAAAACTGTTGTGCATAAAGAAAACGTAACCGTGTCGGCTCAAATGGCCCAAAAGCAAACGGAAACCAACACTCTCGCACAGAAGCCAAATATAAAACATCTAAAGAGTGATCACCGAAGCCTTGACATGAGAGGGAAGAGTAATATTAAAAAGGCAAATCCGGAGATTCACTTCCCTCCTCCACCCTCCTCACCACCTCCGCCCTCTGAGTCTGACCTCTCCCTCCCTCCGCCACCATCTCCGGTAACGGAGAGCCCAACATCACCCACATCCAGGCCTTCTATCATGAGGCAGGACAGCGacctgcctcctcctccaccacctccaccccccACAGAGTGCCTAAAGTCTGAGCCTGATTTCttcccacctcctccacctcctccacctccagccTCTACAGGTAGACAAGAttttcttcctccacctccatcaCAGCAAGAGCTTAATGCAATACCTCAGCCTCCTCCTGCGAAGATTGGAAAACCTTTTGGCAAGCCTGTATTTAAAGTGCCCAAGCCGCTGGAGATACAGAAGCCAGTGCAAGTCAAACCCAAATGGCAGAAAAAGCAGCCGACTCCTCCACCGCCCCCATCTCAGCTCCCTCCTGCTCAAGAAACAACAGTGTCTACAGTCCATAAAGAGGAAGATAAAGTTCAGAAGGCGAAGCAGGAAACTATCCAACAGACTGCAACAAGCAGCCAAAATAAAACGGAAGCAGTGTCATTGATAAAAATACAGAGCATCCCAGCTGTAAAACCAGAACCAACCACACAGTCGCCCAAAAAAGTCTTTGTCCCGCCCATTAAACTGCCTCCACCTCCAGACTCTGCTCTAGCCCCAAAGGTGAAACCATATGCTCGCAAATTTAAAACCCCTCTCATGCTTGCAGAGGAAAGATACCGCCTGCAAAAGctggagaaggaggaagaggacaagAGTAAGGTCTCTTCTCCCACTTCACCACCACTTAATATGCAATCCTCTGCTGGCAGCAGGGAAGTTTCAGCAGCAGAGCACATTCAGAGCGAAGTGGCCACAAAGGCGACAAAAGCAAAGAGCGAAGAGGGAATTTCAGCAGAAGACTCACCTGCCCAGAAAACCCCGTTCCAGATCCCTTTAAACAAACCCTCAATccctgtaataaataaaaaatcagctcCTGCATCTTCAAACGTGTCcttagataaaaagaaaattcccAGCAAGCAACCCCCTTCAACTGATGCTGTTATTCAGACTGTTTCTGAGGCCTCAGAAAACCAAATCCACTCATCCTCCAGCATGGCTACTTCTTcagtcacagagcagcagcagtttaTTAAGAAATCCAGCGTCAGGTCTGTTGCTGTCCAGGAAAACGTAAATCTTCAAAGCCAGGCTGGGGTCACATTGACAACTGAGGGTGTGAAGAATATTAATGTGTCTCTGAAACAGGAGGGGAAAATAAGCCCCTCTCAGCCCACTAAAATTCCTAAAGTAACTCCAAGTttcaaagtgaaaacatttaaaatgccaGTGGAGAAGAAGGGGGAGCTGTGTGAAGATCTGggccaaaaacagaaaatcaaaagtgaaatgcagcaacaagagaaaaacaatgtgTCACAAAGAGTTGAATCAAAAGTGAGTTTGCAAAGCAACCAGCTGACTTCAtctaaaactgaaatgaaaacagaagtgaaagtaaaacagatgaaaaatcaGGTGACGCCACCCACGAAGGAGGCTGAGGTGGAGTCTCACttgaaaaaaggaaagactGAAGAAAAGCCGTCGCCATTGGTTACTGATTCAGTGCCTAAGGTGGCTAAGATAACATCTGCGGCAGCTCATCAAGGACAAAACCTTGTGTCTGTCTCCCACAGTCAGCAGAGCATGAAGGCTGCGCCCATTCAAAGATACAAGGAGGTTGTCGTGACCGAGAGTGTGGTGCAGCAGGAGACCGttcagatgcagcagcagcaaattAAGCTACAAGCAACAGGAGTAAATAAAGCTCAGATAAAGGCAGGGGAACCCAAGGAAGTGTTGGTGAAAGAAGCTCAAAAAGATGAGGCTCAGAAAGAAGAAATCACAGATTTAGAGAAATTTAATGTGATGCACCAGGTAACTGCTCAAATAAAAGAGCTGGAGGGTACGCCCAGCAGGATAGACTCCAACACTGTCAGGATGATCATAAGCAAAGTTCCCGACTGGGCTTTGGGCTCAGATGAGAAGAAGAATTTGAGTGAAGTTGCGaaacagcaaagcaaaaagaagCTAAAAGAGATGATGGCTTATGTGAAGAGCCTCATTCAAACAAAGTTAACGCTTGTGGAGAAAAACATGATAGCAGTAGAAAAGGaggtgaaagaagagaaacaggaagtgccagAGCCACCACCGGTGCCTCCAAAACCAGACAAGAAGGTTTTCAGTGGGATGATGGCAAAGGCATCGAAGGTTGGTGGCAGCTCGTACAAAAGCGAGAAGAAGGTAGTGGAAGAGAAAAAGTCGCTTCAAGAGAGCAGAGTGCATCAAGAGATGAGCGAAGTGGCTGATCAGAGAGTTTCCTCTCCGTTAGCAAGCATCCGAACTCCATCGCCCACTTTTATTATGATTGAATCAAGGAGGGTGGACTCACCGCTCAGAGTGACTCCTTCTCCTCCACCCTACAAGTCTGTCGGGACGCCTCCGCCGCCTCCCCGCAAATCATACACGCCTACGTCTACCTTCAGCAGGACATCACCATCTCCAACCCTTAGCCGCTCAGAGAAGCTAATGAAACTTAGGGATACCACCTCAAAGCTTTCCCGTGGAATCACCCCCCCACCTCCAATGCCGGTGTCGGAGTCCTTCATCGCTGAAAGAGAGCGATCATCCTCGCTCAGCGACAGGGAGACTCCCACCGAGAGAGGCGAGCTTGAGTTGGTGGACGTCACGGAAATGGTTGACTCCATGATGACAGTTAAGGATAAAAAGTCTTTCTTCGAGGAGGCACAGAGGGCGGAAGTGAACAAGATGTACATCCGAAAGGATCCCATCGACATCCCTGAACGTTTGGGACCTGATGCAGAGGAAACTCCTGAGACTGTAACCATAGATCTAATGAAACAGGATCTTCCAAAAGTTGATTTATCAAAGCTTGTGAACAGATTTGAGTCTCCACAGCTGAAGATTTACACCAGGAAAGAGCCCATTGTAATAACAGAGAGGCTGGGGAGCGATACAGAGGATGCAGAGGCCGAATCCCAGACCCCAAGAAGCGAAGAAATCCCAACGCTCAACGTCAAAGCAATAAAGGATGTGTTCGAGACAGGGGAGCATAGTTCTCAAGCAGCCCGAGAGCTCAGAGAGCAAATAGAAAGAAGAGAATCCGAATCGGCCTGTTCCGAACTGGGGAGTCGCAACGAAACCACTTTGGCCATTGAGCAGTTCTGCAGCATCGGTGACTTTGGAACCACAGAGACAAGGAGTGAGATACATTCAGGGAGCTCCATGGGCCGAGGTAACCCTCCGTCCTATGCAGATGTGGTGAGGGGCAGGGTACCAACTGTAACCGTGCCCCCTGAGGCCTCCACCGAGGAGCTGCTGAGAAACTTCCAGCAGTCCTGGGCCGAGAGTCAAGGAGTTTTCCAGAACCTGGGTTTCAGTGTGACAGAGCAGAGGACTTCTCAGGTGGTAACCCACCAGCAGGAGACCTTCGTGTCGG AAAATTCGAATTCCCGAGTCCGAGCTGTGCAAGGTGTGTCGGAAGAGGGTGTACCCCATGGAGTCGCTGATCGCGGACAAACAAAACTTCCATAA